A region from the Pseudomonas sp. P8_229 genome encodes:
- a CDS encoding glycosyltransferase family 4 protein: MNTQSTPNAALPIIHLLSSGGFYGAERMLLDHCLATPGQHQVLFLDAPSALIARFREAGVDCRGCAGLSELLRYLRARRSEQPLINTHNFKGLLFGWVGATLLRLPLVITQHGFTPRSRKQKFYTWLSLQLCRTASVDRVVCVAESIAVLHRQASVQAEKLQVIPNGLPAADARVCNVDRQRWLAGYVGRLSSEKGPDLFLDALIPLCHQHPQLDAVMLGDGPERELLQARIDAAGLSQRIRLPGYQTAMQPWWQQLDALVISSRTEGTPMILLEAMQAGVPVAAFAVGGIPDVLEHRHSGLLATPADSAALARQLDNLLNEPNLARQLCDNAKRTQQDRYDLKALAERWSQLYIRTAREARA; the protein is encoded by the coding sequence TTGAACACGCAGTCCACCCCGAACGCCGCGCTGCCGATCATTCATTTGCTCAGCAGTGGCGGCTTCTATGGGGCCGAGCGCATGTTGCTCGATCACTGCCTGGCGACACCGGGGCAGCACCAGGTGCTGTTTCTCGATGCACCGTCGGCATTAATCGCGCGCTTTCGCGAGGCTGGGGTGGACTGCCGTGGTTGTGCCGGCCTGAGCGAGTTGTTGCGCTATCTGCGGGCCCGGCGCAGCGAACAGCCGCTGATCAACACCCACAACTTCAAGGGGCTGTTGTTCGGCTGGGTCGGGGCGACGCTGTTGCGTTTGCCGCTGGTCATCACCCAACACGGCTTCACTCCGCGCAGTCGCAAGCAGAAGTTCTACACCTGGCTGAGTCTGCAGTTGTGCCGCACGGCGTCGGTGGATCGCGTGGTGTGTGTGGCCGAGAGCATCGCCGTGCTGCATCGTCAGGCCAGCGTGCAGGCGGAAAAACTGCAAGTGATCCCCAACGGATTACCCGCCGCCGATGCGCGGGTCTGCAACGTTGACCGCCAGCGCTGGCTGGCCGGTTACGTCGGACGCCTGAGCAGCGAGAAAGGCCCGGACCTGTTTCTCGACGCGCTGATTCCGCTGTGTCACCAGCATCCGCAACTGGATGCGGTGATGCTCGGCGACGGCCCGGAACGCGAGCTGCTGCAGGCGCGAATCGACGCCGCCGGACTGTCACAACGGATTCGCCTGCCCGGTTACCAGACTGCCATGCAACCGTGGTGGCAGCAGCTGGATGCACTGGTGATCAGCTCGCGCACCGAAGGCACACCGATGATTCTGCTCGAAGCGATGCAGGCCGGCGTACCGGTAGCGGCGTTCGCGGTCGGTGGTATTCCCGATGTGCTTGAGCACCGGCACAGCGGCCTGCTGGCGACACCCGCCGACAGCGCCGCCCTCGCCCGTCAGCTCGACAACCTGCTGAACGAGCCGAACCTGGCCCGGCAATTGTGCGACAACGCAAAGCGTACGCAACAGGATCGCTACGACCTCAAGGCTTTGGCCGAACGCTGGTCGCAGCTGTACATCCGCACGGCACGGGAGGCACGCGCATGA
- a CDS encoding O-antigen ligase family protein: MIFPLSIVTLLGLVCIGLLASPYPFLAPGAVIGLVGFSVLYRKPTWGLLGIAALVPFEGFFKDSSLSGSKLIGASLAVILMLQLAMHQIPGERLRSNLWRFLAWFLVLYFLSLLNTDDMGMSLGHLRELSVGLILFVITLLIGRELNLDLFARLVTLSVSATCAMAMFSTKFQDQGRAAGLLEDPNAFALLIAFAIPLALLLVIRGPNLLHRLFWGACCLLLLGGMTKTESRSGLVVVALSLLIGCWHYRAQLTRIRPRHLGFAMLGAAIVIPLAIYAMPAGYIARIQSLSVLSAGAKGHDDESLGRRASYIVVGGQMIRENPLLGSGPGTFPLHYATTGYAKAFSANRKVGDLYRRAHNTYLEIFSELGIPAGLLFVGMLGLGLYNLIRARAAWMLRRDWQQADLMTHLGVSFLSLTLFLMFLSAPNQKYVWIMLALTSVLRLKAEQAPLTEARA; the protein is encoded by the coding sequence ATGATTTTCCCGCTCTCGATCGTCACTCTGCTCGGCCTGGTGTGCATCGGTTTGCTCGCCAGCCCTTATCCGTTTCTGGCACCCGGCGCGGTCATCGGCCTGGTGGGTTTCTCGGTGTTGTACCGCAAGCCGACCTGGGGCCTGCTGGGGATTGCCGCGCTGGTGCCGTTCGAAGGTTTCTTCAAGGACAGTTCGCTGTCCGGAAGCAAACTGATCGGCGCCTCGCTGGCGGTGATTCTGATGCTGCAACTGGCCATGCACCAGATTCCCGGCGAACGCCTGCGCAGCAACCTCTGGCGTTTTCTGGCGTGGTTTCTGGTTCTGTATTTCCTCAGCCTGCTCAACACCGATGACATGGGCATGTCGCTGGGGCATCTACGTGAACTGAGCGTCGGGCTGATCCTGTTTGTCATCACCCTGCTGATCGGCCGCGAACTGAACCTAGACCTGTTCGCCAGACTGGTGACCCTGAGCGTCAGCGCCACCTGCGCCATGGCGATGTTCTCGACCAAATTTCAGGATCAGGGCCGCGCAGCCGGTCTGCTTGAAGACCCCAACGCGTTTGCCCTGCTGATCGCCTTCGCCATTCCGCTGGCGCTGCTGCTGGTGATTCGCGGCCCGAACCTGCTGCACCGGTTGTTCTGGGGCGCCTGCTGCCTGTTGCTGCTCGGCGGCATGACCAAGACCGAGTCGCGCTCCGGGTTGGTGGTGGTGGCCTTGAGTCTGTTGATCGGCTGCTGGCACTACCGCGCCCAACTCACCCGAATCCGCCCGCGGCACCTGGGGTTCGCCATGCTCGGCGCGGCCATCGTGATTCCGCTGGCGATCTACGCGATGCCCGCCGGTTACATCGCGCGCATTCAATCGCTGAGCGTGCTCAGCGCCGGGGCCAAGGGCCACGACGACGAATCCCTCGGTCGCCGTGCTTCGTACATCGTGGTCGGCGGCCAGATGATCCGTGAGAACCCGCTGCTCGGCTCCGGCCCCGGCACCTTCCCGCTGCACTACGCGACCACCGGGTACGCCAAGGCGTTTTCTGCCAATCGCAAGGTCGGCGACCTGTACCGTCGTGCGCACAACACTTACCTGGAAATCTTCAGCGAACTGGGGATTCCCGCCGGCCTGCTGTTCGTCGGCATGCTCGGCCTGGGCTTGTATAACCTGATTCGCGCACGCGCCGCGTGGATGCTGCGGCGCGACTGGCAACAGGCGGACCTGATGACCCACCTTGGCGTGAGCTTCCTGTCGCTGACCCTGTTCTTGATGTTCCTCAGCGCGCCGAACCAGAAATACGTGTGGATCATGCTCGCGCTGACCAGCGTCCTGCGCCTGAAGGCCGAACAAGCACCCCTGACCGAGGCCCGCGCATGA
- a CDS encoding glycosyltransferase encodes MSRISIIIPMYNEARHIGRTLLAAQKAAHAANVDCELIVVDNGSSDDGPHIARQFGAQVLVLPGLLIGALRNRGVLLASGEWIAFIDADVEMPEDWLLPLFELQASSQADVFGLDLHTPAAAPWYAAAWQRRTLRPSSQASHAVDWLPSSNLLMRRRWFDKVGGFNEHLRTGEDKEFTLRLHEQGARLVSVNSRVALHWGYEMNWREWMGKEMWRQGSHLQLLRTHGFSLRLLRFPLLSLAVWILDFLAISALLDGFPHHAAFMVLLTLLPGLLLSIRQSSRHHDPGLTLQLWGLHWVRLHLAGAALILSLCHWNARRPARG; translated from the coding sequence ATGAGCCGGATCAGCATCATCATCCCGATGTACAACGAGGCCCGGCACATTGGCCGCACCCTGCTGGCCGCGCAAAAAGCCGCGCATGCGGCCAATGTCGACTGCGAGTTGATTGTGGTCGACAACGGTTCGAGCGACGACGGCCCGCACATCGCCCGCCAGTTCGGCGCGCAGGTGCTGGTGCTGCCGGGCTTGCTGATCGGCGCCCTGCGCAATCGCGGCGTCTTGCTGGCGAGCGGTGAGTGGATCGCCTTCATCGATGCCGACGTCGAAATGCCCGAAGACTGGCTCCTGCCGCTGTTCGAACTGCAAGCCAGCAGTCAGGCCGATGTGTTCGGCCTCGATCTGCACACGCCCGCCGCTGCGCCGTGGTACGCCGCCGCCTGGCAACGGCGCACGCTGCGCCCGTCGAGTCAGGCATCACACGCAGTGGACTGGCTGCCCAGCTCCAACCTGCTGATGCGCCGGCGCTGGTTCGACAAGGTCGGCGGCTTCAACGAACACCTGCGCACCGGCGAAGACAAGGAATTCACCCTGCGCCTGCACGAACAAGGTGCGCGGTTAGTGTCAGTGAACAGCCGCGTGGCCCTGCACTGGGGCTACGAGATGAACTGGCGTGAGTGGATGGGCAAGGAAATGTGGCGCCAGGGCAGTCATCTGCAGTTGCTGCGCACCCACGGTTTCAGCTTGCGGCTGCTGCGCTTCCCGCTGCTCTCGCTGGCAGTGTGGATTCTGGATTTCCTCGCGATCTCCGCCCTGCTCGACGGTTTTCCGCATCACGCAGCGTTCATGGTGTTGCTGACCCTGTTGCCCGGACTGCTTCTGAGCATTCGTCAGAGTTCACGCCATCACGACCCGGGCCTGACCCTGCAGCTTTGGGGCCTGCACTGGGTGCGCCTGCACCTGGCCGGCGCCGCCCTCATTCTCAGTCTGTGTCATTGGAACGCCAGGAGGCCTGCCCGTGGCTGA
- a CDS encoding glycosyltransferase, with protein MAEFIFWMCLLLPVYAYLGYPLLLTVLAPLFPAWRHTPAPPLNISIVIAAHNEARHIEHKLRTLLAQDYQPATLQIILASDGSTDDTVACAHKVVDSRISVLDLPRQGKAATLNAGVALAIGDILVFTDADNQWSRETLGYLLAPLSDPNVGACAGHMVIPVTGGGLSVGDSLYRHYEGWLRRVENRTGCMVSADGALLALRRELFQNVPAEVNDDFFLSTCAPVAFKRIVYVPEAQVIDHGVDEADKQFRRRQRVTVGGLQSLAQRSELLNPLKHGLYSLALISHKLIRRLAPILLLPLLLSNFWLWNDHGFYRLALIAQLVGYAIALAGLLDSQHRLPKPFRLAAFLLVTLAGMSLGLWQFLRGHRYAQWNPEQNR; from the coding sequence GTGGCTGAATTCATTTTCTGGATGTGCCTGCTGCTGCCGGTGTACGCCTATCTGGGCTATCCACTGCTGCTGACCGTGCTGGCGCCGCTGTTCCCGGCCTGGCGCCACACCCCGGCGCCACCGCTGAACATCAGCATCGTGATCGCCGCGCACAACGAGGCGCGACACATCGAGCACAAGTTGCGCACGCTGCTGGCGCAGGATTACCAACCGGCCACGTTGCAGATCATTCTCGCCAGCGACGGCTCCACCGACGACACCGTGGCCTGCGCGCACAAGGTGGTTGATTCGCGCATCAGCGTGCTCGATCTGCCGCGTCAGGGCAAAGCGGCGACGCTGAACGCCGGCGTGGCACTGGCCATCGGCGACATCCTGGTGTTCACCGACGCCGACAACCAATGGTCGCGGGAAACCCTCGGCTACCTGCTCGCGCCACTGAGCGACCCCAACGTCGGCGCCTGTGCCGGGCACATGGTGATTCCGGTGACTGGCGGTGGCTTGAGCGTCGGCGACAGTCTGTACCGGCATTACGAAGGCTGGCTGCGCCGGGTCGAGAATCGCACTGGCTGCATGGTCTCGGCCGACGGCGCGCTGCTCGCCCTGCGCCGCGAGCTGTTCCAGAACGTGCCGGCGGAGGTCAATGACGATTTCTTTCTGAGTACCTGCGCACCGGTCGCCTTCAAGCGCATTGTGTATGTGCCCGAGGCGCAAGTGATCGACCACGGTGTCGACGAAGCGGACAAACAGTTCCGCCGCCGTCAACGCGTGACCGTCGGTGGCCTGCAAAGCCTGGCCCAGCGCAGTGAGCTGCTCAACCCACTCAAACATGGCCTGTATTCGCTGGCGCTGATCAGCCACAAGCTGATCCGCCGCCTGGCGCCAATCCTCCTGCTGCCGTTGCTGCTGAGCAACTTCTGGCTGTGGAACGACCACGGTTTCTATCGACTGGCCCTGATCGCCCAACTGGTCGGCTACGCCATTGCGCTGGCCGGGTTGCTGGACTCGCAACATCGCTTGCCCAAACCGTTTCGTCTGGCCGCGTTCCTGCTGGTCACCCTCGCCGGGATGAGTCTCGGCCTGTGGCAGTTCCTGCGCGGCCACCGATATGCCCAATGGAATCCCGAACAGAACCGTTAG
- a CDS encoding polysaccharide deacetylase family protein — protein MAIKQLIKRTSGWLYLNSPVGRNQLQGAGVILMLHRVLANDRAADLPHRNELCVGPKAFEHLLVWLRRHFDCVPLMDILAPNSLRSERPRVALTFDDGWRDNAVNAFALLQKYQVPASIFLSTDFIGSRQRFWWESLGETLWGSHGEKARMHLIEYLHMIHHPLPVLVDDIDVDRRSLSLLHYLHSLKNLEPAMLERLADECPPEAQPQALDWHQVRALEASGLVRFGPHGASHAILTELDDVRLNQEISRSRDALNNGCNRPLPVYCYPNGNNDERVRKQIAEHDYPFALGTGTGIYRGEGDPLNLPRFGVSQRTARNPELLSWRIFRGNRP, from the coding sequence ATGGCGATCAAACAATTAATAAAACGCACCAGTGGCTGGCTTTACCTCAACTCCCCCGTGGGACGAAATCAGTTGCAGGGCGCCGGGGTGATCCTGATGTTGCACCGGGTGCTGGCCAACGACCGCGCCGCCGACCTGCCGCACCGCAATGAACTGTGCGTGGGGCCGAAAGCCTTCGAGCATTTGCTGGTGTGGTTGCGGCGGCACTTCGATTGCGTACCGCTGATGGACATTCTTGCGCCGAACTCGCTGCGCAGCGAACGCCCACGGGTGGCGCTGACCTTCGACGATGGCTGGCGCGACAACGCGGTCAACGCCTTCGCGCTGCTGCAAAAGTATCAGGTACCGGCGAGCATCTTTCTCTCCACTGATTTCATCGGCAGCCGCCAGCGCTTCTGGTGGGAAAGCCTCGGCGAAACCCTGTGGGGCAGCCACGGCGAAAAGGCCCGCATGCACTTGATCGAGTACCTGCACATGATCCACCACCCGCTGCCGGTGCTGGTGGACGACATCGATGTCGACCGCCGCAGCCTGTCGTTGCTGCATTACCTGCATAGCCTCAAGAACCTTGAACCGGCGATGCTCGAACGCCTCGCCGACGAATGCCCGCCCGAAGCGCAGCCGCAAGCGCTGGACTGGCATCAGGTGCGGGCGCTGGAGGCTTCAGGGCTGGTGCGTTTCGGCCCGCACGGCGCCAGCCACGCGATCCTCACCGAACTGGACGACGTGCGTCTGAACCAGGAAATCAGCCGCAGCCGTGACGCCTTGAACAACGGCTGCAACCGGCCACTGCCGGTGTACTGCTACCCCAACGGCAACAACGACGAGCGCGTGCGCAAGCAGATTGCCGAGCACGACTACCCGTTCGCCCTCGGCACCGGCACCGGCATCTATCGCGGCGAAGGCGACCCGCTGAACCTGCCACGTTTCGGCGTCAGCCAGCGCACCGCGCGCAATCCTGAGCTGCTGTCGTGGCGCATCTTTCGCGGCAACCGGCCATGA
- a CDS encoding lipopolysaccharide biosynthesis protein codes for MSRSHYLKHLALSMGTKLAMIALRLLRNVLLARILGPSERGLFALLSTLPDLISAATSGGLNSAVGYQAAKQRPMGLLLSQVLVFGCLLAGLLTLLVVALVREFGGELDVTVQLGLLAWLLLLAVPLTVLKSGLLTLHNASGGVVAFNALRLTESLAPLLLFLALFWMWKSAALEAALISWLAGISLVVLAGWVWLKRAQPLHLQWDRASQNELLRYSARSHPDLLFQQVILRSDYLFIGALLGSTALGHYAMASAAAELLLIVPEAVTTPLMKRLLQQDEGMDKVTPLALRLTATVMLGACLCMALIGNWLIVTLFGAAYQPAYPALLALLPGLLGLCYASILRLDLLGKNRPGTVSLLMGLGALLNLALNLVLIPAYGIVGAAAASSIAYLAVTVAMLVLYCRLSGVVFWQTLIILPSDVAPMWQMLHRKAV; via the coding sequence ATGAGCCGCAGCCACTACCTCAAGCATCTGGCGCTGAGCATGGGCACCAAACTGGCGATGATCGCCCTGCGTTTGCTGCGCAACGTGCTGCTGGCGCGGATTCTCGGGCCGAGCGAACGCGGGCTGTTTGCCCTGCTCAGCACCCTGCCGGACTTGATCAGCGCCGCCACCAGCGGCGGGCTGAACTCGGCCGTCGGCTATCAGGCCGCCAAGCAACGGCCGATGGGCCTGCTGCTGAGTCAGGTGCTGGTGTTCGGGTGTCTGCTCGCCGGTTTGCTGACCCTGTTGGTGGTGGCGCTGGTACGCGAGTTCGGCGGCGAGCTGGATGTGACCGTGCAACTGGGGCTGCTGGCCTGGCTGTTGCTGCTGGCGGTGCCGCTGACCGTACTGAAAAGCGGACTGCTGACCTTGCACAATGCCTCCGGCGGCGTGGTCGCGTTCAACGCCTTGCGCCTGACCGAATCGCTGGCCCCGTTACTGCTGTTTCTCGCGCTGTTCTGGATGTGGAAAAGCGCGGCACTGGAAGCGGCGCTGATCAGTTGGCTGGCCGGGATCAGCCTGGTGGTGCTGGCCGGTTGGGTCTGGCTCAAACGCGCACAACCGCTGCACCTGCAATGGGATCGCGCCAGCCAGAACGAATTGCTGCGCTACAGCGCGCGTAGCCATCCGGATCTGCTGTTCCAGCAAGTGATTCTGCGCTCGGATTACCTGTTCATCGGCGCGCTGCTCGGCAGCACCGCGCTGGGTCATTACGCAATGGCCAGCGCCGCCGCCGAACTGCTGCTGATCGTCCCGGAAGCGGTGACCACGCCGCTGATGAAACGCCTGCTGCAACAGGACGAAGGCATGGACAAGGTCACCCCGCTGGCCCTGCGCCTGACCGCCACGGTGATGCTCGGCGCGTGCCTGTGCATGGCGCTGATCGGCAACTGGCTGATCGTCACCCTGTTCGGCGCCGCCTACCAACCGGCGTATCCGGCGCTGCTGGCATTGCTGCCGGGGCTGCTCGGGCTGTGCTACGCAAGCATCCTGCGTCTGGACCTGCTGGGGAAAAACCGTCCCGGCACGGTGTCGCTGCTGATGGGCCTCGGCGCCCTGCTCAATCTGGCGCTGAACCTGGTGCTGATCCCGGCCTACGGCATCGTCGGCGCGGCGGCGGCTTCGTCGATCGCCTATCTGGCGGTAACGGTCGCGATGCTGGTGTTGTACTGCCGTTTGAGTGGTGTGGTGTTCTGGCAAACCCTGATCATCCTGCCCAGTGACGTCGCGCCGATGTGGCAGATGTTGCACCGGAAGGCCGTATGA